TTGGAAGTATATGAAACAGCGTATAATTTTCAGGCTGAGACTGAATTAAACCGGGTAATACAACGCGAGAAGCTTGACTTTATTACATTTACAAGCCCATCAACCGTCGAAGCATTTTTTGAAATGAAAAAAAATCAGATCACAAGCTATCCGGAATTTGTTTGTATAGGTACGACAACAAGTGAACGAGCAGCTGAACTTGGCATAAAACATACATTGACACCAGAAAACTTTACAATTGATGGGATGCTCAATGAAATAAGCAATTACTTAAATGAAAGAGGGTAGGTATTTATGGAAGCTGGACAGAACTTTAAACGACACCGCCGATTACGTTCTTCTGCGGCAATGCGCTCGCTGGTACGTGAAAATCATCTTCGAATGGATGATTTCATTTACCCGATCTTTATTGTTGAAGGGGAAAACAAAAAGAATGAAGTTCCTTCCATGCCGGGTGTTTTTCAAATTTCACTCGACCATATAAAAAAAGAAATGGAAGATTTACTTTCACTCGGGATAAAAGCCGTTATGGTCTTCGGGGTTCCTGATGAGAAAGATGAGCAAGGAAGTGGCGCTTTCATTGAAACCGGGATTGTACAGGAAGCAACCCGCCTTATTAAGAAAGAAGTACCGGAAATGCTTGTCGTTGCAGATACATGCCTGTGTGAATATACGTCCCATGGTCATTGCGGAGTTATTCATAACCATGACGTCGATAATGATGAATCACTAAAGTTATTAGCTAAAACTGCAGTATCCCAGGCAGATGCGGGAGCAGATATTATCGCACCATCCAACATGATGGACGGATTTGTAGCGGTTATCAGGCAAGCGCTGGACGAAGCAGGGTATACGAATATCCCGATCATGTCATACGCAGTCAAATATGCATCAGCCTTTTACGGACCATTCCGTGATGCTGCTGACAGCACACCACAATTTGGTGACCGTAAAACCTACCAGATGGATCCATCTAATCGTATGGAAGCCTTGCGAGAAGCGGAATCG
The genomic region above belongs to Virgibacillus doumboii and contains:
- the hemB gene encoding porphobilinogen synthase, with the protein product MEAGQNFKRHRRLRSSAAMRSLVRENHLRMDDFIYPIFIVEGENKKNEVPSMPGVFQISLDHIKKEMEDLLSLGIKAVMVFGVPDEKDEQGSGAFIETGIVQEATRLIKKEVPEMLVVADTCLCEYTSHGHCGVIHNHDVDNDESLKLLAKTAVSQADAGADIIAPSNMMDGFVAVIRQALDEAGYTNIPIMSYAVKYASAFYGPFRDAADSTPQFGDRKTYQMDPSNRMEALREAESDVEEGADFLIVKPAMSYLDIVRDVKNNFKAPVVAYNVSGEYSMVKAAAQNGWINEKELVLEKLTAMKRAGADLIISYFAKDVARWLNE